AACGTACCCCTCAGTGCCGGAGCACCTGCCCCGCCCGGGCTCCGGGGTCGTAGCGGCCCTCGAACAGCACGGGCTTTCCGTTCACGAAGACGTACTCGATCCCTTCGGGCGGTTCCGCCGGGTTTTCGAACGTCGCCCGGTCCCGCAGCTTCTCCCGGTCCACGACGACCAGGTCGGCGGCGCAGCCGGGCCTGACCCAACCGCGGTCTTTCCAGCCGAGCCGCTCGGCGGCACCGCCGGTGCTTTTCCGGACGGCCTCCTCGAACGAGAAAAGGCCCTCGGCCACGTAACGGCCGAGAACCCGAGGAAACGTCCCGTAACTCGCCGGGTTCTGGTGGCCGCTGCGCGTCACGAAGGTGTCGGTCTCCACGAGGCAGAGGGGATGCGAGAGGACGGCTCTCAGAGCCGTCTCGTCCCGCTCGTCGCCGCTGTAGGTGTGGATGAGCACCCGCGCCATCCGGCGGCTCTCGACCACGAGGCGGGCGTAGAACTCGAAGGGGTCCATTCCCTCGCGCTCGGCCGCTTCGGTGACCCGCAGGCCGTTGTACTTCTCGAAACGAGGGGCGTTGCTTTTCATGATCTGGATGTCCCCGAGATCGAGGCCGAGTTCCGAGAAGACCGCCCGAGCCAGTTCGCCGAGCGCCTTTCGCTCCGAAGGGCTTTCCAGAACCTCTTCGAGCCGCGGGAGGATGTTCGGCGGGAAGAGCACGCTCGCCGTGGTGTTCCCTGCGGTGTACGGGAAGGCGTCGAAGGCGACGTCGAGCCCGCGGCTCCGGTACTCCTCGATCCGCTGGAGCGTCGTCCGGTAGTAGGGCCAGGTCCGCCGGCCCACGAAAATGAGATGGCTCACCTGGACCCGCGCTCCGGCGCGGTCCGAAGCGGAAAGCACCTCTTCGAGCGCGGCCAGGTTGTGAGGGAGTTCGTGGGGATCGGCATCGTAGACCCCGCTGATCCAGCTGTAGGCTTTCAAGTGCGAGGTGAAAAGCTTGCCCGACTGCGCTGCCCAGCGTGCGCACTCGACGAGTTCGTCCGCTCCCGCGAAGATCCCCGGCGGGTAGCCGAGTCCGGTGCTCACCCCCACGCACCCGGCGTCCAGGCTTTCGCGGACGAGGCTTTCCATCTCGCGCAGCTCCTCCCGGCCCGGCACCCGGGGATCGAGCGGTCCCGTGACCGCCGCCCGCACCGTCCCGTGGCCGACCAGTTCGGCCACGTTGAGAGCCACGCCCTGCCTCGAGAGAAGTTCGAGGAACTCCTGCATCGTCTGCCAGCGGAGCTCGATTTCCTCGTCCCGGATGAGCCGGCTCGCGTCCTGGGCGGCCGCCCGGTTGCGCTCGGTCAGCGGGGCCGGGCTGAAACCGCAGTTGCCGCCGACGATCGTCGTGATGCCCTGACGGACGAAGGGCTCGAGGAGCTCGCCGTGATCTTCGCTGACCAGAAGCCAGTCGGCGTGGGAGTGGATGTCGATGAAACCGGGCACGAACCGTCTTTCCGCGAACGTCGAGAGTCCGTTCGGCCTCGATCTCCCCGAGCTCTCCCACGGCGACGATCTTGCCCCGGCTCAGGGCGACGTCGGCCCGGCGGGCCGCAGCCCCGCTCCCGTCGACCACCTGCCCCCCGACCAGTTTCCACTCGCACTGCATCGTTCGCTCCCGAAACTAGCAGGCTGCCTTCCCGGGAAAAGCCACCTCAGTCGAACGATCCGTGACGACCCGACCCGCCGGCGAATCGAGCCGCCCCGGCGGCCGTTTCCCCGGACCGAACGACCTCGAGCCCGAGCTCCGTTTCCTTCGCAAGAGCGCGATCGAGCGGGAGATCCCACTGCAGGTACGCGGAAAGCCGGTCGCTCCGAAGGCAGCGCTGAGGGAAGCGCGCGAGGCGGAACGCGAGTTCTTTCGCCGCGGCGAGCGCGCTACCGGGCTCGACCAGCCGGTTCACGAGTCCCATCCGCAACGCTTCCTCGCCGCTCACGCCCCTTCCCGTGAGGATGAGGTCCATCGCGTGGCTGTGGCCGACGAGGCGGGGGAGGCGGACGGTTCCCCCGTCGACGAGCGGCACCCCCCAGCGTCGGCAGTACACGCCGAAGACGGCGTCGCGTGCCGCGATCCGCAGGTCGCACCAGAGGGCCAGCTCGAGCCCGCCCGCGACGGCATATCCCTCGACCGCCGCGAGAACCGGCTTCGAGAGCAAAAGGCGGGTCGGACCCATGGGACCGTCGCCCGAAAGCTCGACGCGGTTTCCCCGCCCTTCGGCGATCGCCTTCAGGTCGGCGCCCGCGCAGAACGTTCCCCCGGCGCCGGTCAAAATCGCGACGGAAAGCTCGGGGTCCGCATCGAAGCGGCGGAAGGCCTCGGCGAGTGCGGCCGCCGTTTCCGCGTCCACGGCGTTTCGGACCTCGGGGCGGTCGATCGTCACCACGGCCACCGGCCCCTCGCTCTCGTAAAGGACTTTCCGGTCGTTCACGGCTCCCACCTCTTGAGCACCATCGAAGCGTTCGCTCCCCCGAACCCGAAGGAATTCGTGAGGGCGTAGCGTACCTCCCCCTTGCGCGCCCGGTGCGGGACGTAATCGAGGTCGCACTCCGGATCGGGGTGGTCGAGGTTGATCGTCGGGGTGAGGATTCCGGTCTCGAGCGTCTTCACGGTGAGCAGCGCCTCGAGAGCCCCGGAAGCTCCGATCAGGTGACCCGTCATGGACTTGGG
This Candidatus Binatia bacterium DNA region includes the following protein-coding sequences:
- the paaG gene encoding enoyl-CoA hydratase is translated as MNDRKVLYESEGPVAVVTIDRPEVRNAVDAETAAALAEAFRRFDADPELSVAILTGAGGTFCAGADLKAIAEGRGNRVELSGDGPMGPTRLLLSKPVLAAVEGYAVAGGLELALWCDLRIAARDAVFGVYCRRWGVPLVDGGTVRLPRLVGHSHAMDLILTGRGVSGEEALRMGLVNRLVEPGSALAAAKELAFRLARFPQRCLRSDRLSAYLQWDLPLDRALAKETELGLEVVRSGETAAGAARFAGGSGRHGSFD
- a CDS encoding aminoacylase; the encoded protein is MPGFIDIHSHADWLLVSEDHGELLEPFVRQGITTIVGGNCGFSPAPLTERNRAAAQDASRLIRDEEIELRWQTMQEFLELLSRQGVALNVAELVGHGTVRAAVTGPLDPRVPGREELREMESLVRESLDAGCVGVSTGLGYPPGIFAGADELVECARWAAQSGKLFTSHLKAYSWISGVYDADPHELPHNLAALEEVLSASDRAGARVQVSHLIFVGRRTWPYYRTTLQRIEEYRSRGLDVAFDAFPYTAGNTTASVLFPPNILPRLEEVLESPSERKALGELARAVFSELGLDLGDIQIMKSNAPRFEKYNGLRVTEAAEREGMDPFEFYARLVVESRRMARVLIHTYSGDERDETALRAVLSHPLCLVETDTFVTRSGHQNPASYGTFPRVLGRYVAEGLFSFEEAVRKSTGGAAERLGWKDRGWVRPGCAADLVVVDREKLRDRATFENPAEPPEGIEYVFVNGKPVLFEGRYDPGARAGQVLRH